In a single window of the Bradyrhizobium erythrophlei genome:
- a CDS encoding homospermidine synthase, whose amino-acid sequence MSPPDRQIHAKISGPIVMIGFGSIGKGTLPLIERHFAYDKSRLVIIDPHEDGEIAKAHGVRFIKQAITRDNYREVLVPLLTAGGGQGFCVNLSVDTSSVDIMTLCREIGALYIDTVVEPWLGFYFDKNIGPEKRSNYALRETLLAAKHGSPGGTTAVSTCGANPGMVSWFVKQALLDIARDTDTPHNEPKGREGWGQLAHKLGVKGIHIAERDTQRSKKPKPMNVFVNTWSVEGFVSEGMQPAELGWGTHEKWMPDNGRTHDHGCDAAIYLLQPGANTRVRSWCPTPGAQYGFLVTHNESISIADYFTVRDGQRVVYRPTCHYAYHPANDAVLSLHEMFGATGKMQPKWHILDENEIEDGIDELGVLIYGHSKNAYWYGSQLSIEETREVAPYQNATGMQVSSAVLAGMVWALENPTAGIVEADEMDFRRCLEIQMPYLGPVKGFYTDWTPLSDRPGLFPEDIDSGDPWQFRNVLVR is encoded by the coding sequence ATGAGCCCGCCCGACCGGCAGATCCACGCGAAAATTTCCGGCCCCATTGTCATGATCGGCTTCGGCTCGATCGGCAAAGGCACCTTGCCGCTGATCGAACGGCATTTTGCCTATGACAAATCGCGCCTCGTCATCATCGACCCGCATGAGGATGGCGAGATCGCCAAAGCGCACGGCGTGCGCTTCATCAAGCAGGCCATCACCCGCGACAATTATCGCGAGGTGCTGGTGCCGCTGTTGACCGCCGGCGGCGGTCAGGGATTTTGCGTCAATCTGTCGGTGGACACCTCCTCGGTCGACATCATGACCCTGTGCCGGGAGATCGGCGCGCTCTACATCGACACCGTCGTGGAGCCGTGGCTCGGCTTTTATTTCGACAAGAATATCGGCCCGGAAAAGCGCTCCAATTACGCGTTGCGCGAGACGCTGCTGGCGGCCAAGCACGGCAGCCCGGGCGGGACCACCGCGGTGTCGACCTGCGGCGCCAATCCCGGCATGGTGTCATGGTTCGTCAAGCAGGCGCTGCTCGACATCGCCCGCGATACCGATACACCCCATAACGAGCCGAAAGGCCGGGAAGGCTGGGGCCAGCTCGCGCACAAGCTCGGCGTCAAGGGCATCCATATCGCCGAGCGCGACACCCAGCGCTCCAAGAAGCCGAAACCGATGAACGTGTTCGTCAACACCTGGTCGGTGGAAGGCTTTGTCTCCGAGGGCATGCAGCCGGCCGAACTCGGCTGGGGCACCCACGAAAAATGGATGCCGGACAATGGCCGCACCCACGACCATGGCTGCGACGCCGCGATCTATCTGCTGCAGCCCGGCGCCAACACCCGCGTGCGCTCATGGTGTCCGACGCCGGGCGCGCAATACGGCTTCCTGGTCACCCATAACGAGTCGATCTCGATCGCCGACTATTTCACGGTGCGCGACGGCCAGCGGGTAGTGTACCGGCCGACCTGCCATTACGCCTATCACCCCGCCAACGACGCGGTGTTGTCGCTGCACGAGATGTTCGGCGCCACCGGCAAGATGCAGCCGAAATGGCACATCCTGGACGAGAACGAGATCGAGGACGGCATCGACGAGCTCGGCGTCCTGATTTATGGTCACAGCAAGAACGCCTACTGGTACGGATCGCAGCTCTCGATCGAGGAAACCCGCGAGGTCGCGCCCTACCAGAACGCCACCGGCATGCAGGTGTCGTCGGCCGTGCTCGCCGGCATGGTGTGGGCGCTGGAAAATCCCACCGCCGGGATCGTCGAGGCCGACGAGATGGACTTCCGCCGCTGCCTTGAAATCCAGATGCCGTATCTCGGCCCGGTGAAGGGTTTTTACACCGACTGGACGCCGCTGAGCGACCGGCCGGGATTGTTTCCCGAAGACATCGACAGCGGCGATCCCTGGCAATTCCGCAACGTGCTGGTGCGGTGA
- a CDS encoding WD40 repeat domain-containing protein, whose translation MKEFDPGDNSASIVSVTDKVRPLAIGMPVTSVHFLGEVAAFVGAEESVAMVSGEGGISPVAVHGGGILCAASDGKRIVMGGDDGKLVALDAKGEVALLATDSKRRWIDNVALHPDGAVAWSAGKTAFVRSGKAEEKSFEVPSTVGGLAFAPKGMRLAIAHYNGVTLWFPNMAATAEVLEWAGSHLGVTFSPDNKFLVTSMHEPALHGWRLADTRHMRMTGYPGRVRSLSWSAGGKALATSGADSVILWPFASKDGPMGKEPAMLAPLQARVSMVACHPKQDILAAGYGDGTILMVRLTDGAEILVRRNGGAQVAALAWNSKGTLLAFAAEDGDAGLLAL comes from the coding sequence ATGAAAGAGTTCGATCCCGGCGATAATTCGGCTTCCATCGTTTCGGTCACCGACAAGGTGCGCCCGCTGGCGATCGGCATGCCCGTCACCTCGGTGCATTTTCTCGGCGAGGTCGCGGCCTTTGTCGGCGCCGAGGAAAGCGTTGCCATGGTCAGCGGCGAGGGCGGGATCTCGCCTGTCGCGGTTCATGGCGGCGGCATCCTGTGCGCAGCCTCCGACGGCAAGCGCATCGTCATGGGTGGCGACGACGGCAAGCTGGTGGCGCTGGATGCGAAAGGCGAGGTCGCGCTGCTCGCGACCGATTCAAAACGGCGCTGGATTGACAATGTCGCCCTCCATCCCGATGGCGCGGTGGCATGGTCGGCCGGCAAGACCGCCTTTGTCCGCAGCGGCAAAGCTGAGGAAAAATCCTTCGAGGTACCCTCGACGGTCGGGGGTCTTGCGTTCGCTCCGAAAGGGATGCGGCTTGCGATCGCGCATTACAACGGCGTGACCTTGTGGTTTCCCAACATGGCGGCGACGGCCGAAGTGCTGGAGTGGGCCGGCTCGCATCTCGGCGTCACCTTCAGCCCGGACAACAAGTTTCTGGTGACCTCTATGCATGAGCCGGCGCTGCATGGCTGGCGGCTGGCCGATACCAGGCATATGCGCATGACCGGCTATCCCGGCCGCGTCAGGTCGCTGTCCTGGAGCGCGGGCGGCAAGGCGCTGGCTACGTCAGGCGCCGACAGCGTGATCCTGTGGCCGTTCGCCAGCAAGGACGGCCCGATGGGCAAGGAGCCCGCGATGCTGGCGCCGCTGCAGGCGCGGGTTTCCATGGTCGCCTGCCATCCGAAGCAGGATATCCTCGCCGCGGGTTACGGCGATGGCACCATCCTGATGGTGCGGCTGACCGACGGCGCCGAGATTCTGGTGCGCAGGAATGGCGGCGCGCAAGTCGCGGCGCTGGCCTGGAACAGCAAAGGCACGCTGCTGGCGTTTGCCGCCGAAGACGGCGACGCCGGGCTGCTGGCGCTTTAG